The Nostoc sp. 'Peltigera membranacea cyanobiont' N6 genome contains the following window.
TTGGTAGAGTCAGGATAAATAAATTGAATATAAGCACCACTGCGTATCCTTAGAGATTCCCAGCCAGCTGCATCCGTTACGGTTGTTGTGACGCGAAAAGTATCTGAAGTAACTTCTACTGGAAATATTTGCCAAACATCAGTTACTTCGATCTCTCCAAGTGATGACCATGAAATAGACATAGCGCACTAAAACTTATGCCGAGACTCTTGCTAGTACAGTGTATTGATTACCATATCCAATTATTAATTCTGCACGCCCACGAGTGCCAATTATTCTATCTGTTTCTCCCGCAGTATTTAATTTTGCGCGAAAAGCGATAATGGTAGCCGCTAAATCAGGAGTAACGCCACTTTCAACAAAAGGAATTTGGTGATGTGATTGCCCACCTTTTACATCATAAAATTTTATCCACCGCCCATGTGCAGCTGTAGCTGGAACTGTCACAGCAGTATCGTCACCATAATACCAGCGAACTTTTACAATCGGAATTTTGCTGCCTTTTGTAACTTCTATTACTGACGTACCTGCATCTGCTGCACCAGTTAATCCTGCGGCTGCAATGCCACCCCATAGTTCTAAAGTTCCGTTAGCTACTTTTAACTTTAATGATTGGGTAATATCGAGCGGGTTACGGTAATAAACTTGGGTGTAATCTACATCAAGTTTTGGTTTATAAACTTTGGGATTCGCCGAACGCTCTGCTAACCTTGCAGCCGCTTGGGCACGCTTGATCTTCGCTAATTCTTCCAACTCAACTGCACTTTTACGCCGAGACATAATTTTTAATCCTTACTTTTGACTTTTCAACCATAGCAAGGCTTTTGGGCTTTCTTTTTTCCCGGAGATATATTATATGTCCTACAGTTTTTTAGTTTGTTTAGAATTACTAGCCAGTAGTTAAAATTTTAAGCAACTGTGGGTAGTCGAGAACGCAGCAATTCATTACTGCGTTGCATCCGAGCGCAAACTGTACAGCAGTTTGCCCCAGCATCAAATTTTTGCAATGGTAGAGCATGGGTTGCCCGAATTTTGCGACCGCACACAGTCAACCAAGTTTGCGATCGCGGATTTTCATTATCTATCAGGTGCAGCACTCCGTTTTCGCTTATCTGCCTTCCCAGTATTTCCATGCCAATACACTCGCGTTTTAGCCTAGTGTATAAAGTTTGACAAAGAACCCGCAAGTTGTTGCAAAAATTTGCTGGACTACTTTAAGTTATCCGCCAGCGAATTTTGACTTCTGCACCACTGTTGCATCTCCAGTCGAGGGTTAAGGTTCGATTCCTAATTCTGTTGGGTATACAGCTAAAACTTCACACCCTTAAGCCACAATTTGCAAATCAAATTACCATTTCACTAGAGTTTTGGATGTTTAAATCGCAAGCTTTAAGACAAGAAGAAGCCACACGAAACGCAGACTTGCAAAACCATTGATATATAAGCTTTGTAGGCTTTAAGTTACGGTATACCCTGGTTGGAATACAACTTCTTCGGCCCCACCAAGATTGCTGAATCTTTACGGGAAATTGCTTCTAAGTTTGACGAAACAATCCAAGCAAACGCTGAGAAGGTTATCGCCAAGTATCAACCCACAATGGATGCGGTAATTGCTAAGTATCGCCCCCGTTTGGATGGTAAGACTGTTGCCATCATGGTTGGTGGTCTACGTCCTCGCCACGTTGTCCCAGCCTTCCTAGACTTGGGCATGAAGATGATTGGTACAGGTTATGAGTTCGCTCATAACGATGACTACAAACGTACCGCTGGCTACATCGAAAACGGCACCATCGTTTATGACGACGTTACCGCTTACGAATTCGAGGAATTTATCAAAGCGCTGAAGCCTGATCTAGTTGCTTCTGGTGTGAAAGAGAAGTACGTCTTCCAAAAGATGGGTTTACCTTTCCGTCAAATGCACTCTTGGGATTACTCCGAACCTAGCGATCGCTCCTCAACATCATATAATGCAAGGCTTTTTGGCGGCGGTAGAAAAAAGAGCCTATTTCTAGCCTAAATGCAACTTGCAAGGTTATTTAGGAACAATCTGTTTTGATGCTTTAGATAGTATAACTCTTATGGAGTCTCGTTTTTAGATTTTGCTTGCATTTTGCTTAAAGAAAAACTGTAAAATGAAAGACTATTCTAAATGACGATTTTTTAGATTAAAAATAGCGTAGCAGCTAAATTGAGCAACACCAGATAAAGGTTGCATCCACCCCAGGAGCTTTTATCCATTTGATCCACAAAGTGTTAGCCTGCTAGACTGAAGTGATTGGACGCAAAAAAGACGGAGCAATAACTTCTGGAGGTTTCCTTGAGTATTATACAAGCTGCTACTGAAAAAATGCGATCGCTCCCGCCAGAGAAGCAACAAGAAGTCTTAGATTTTATTGAGTTTCTGCAAAGTCAGCTAGCACAAAAAAATACAAGCATTGAACAAGTTGAGCCTATTTCATTTTTGGAAGCATCTCAAAAATTTGCTGGTTGTGTTGATGGTGGCCCCGGTGATTTGGCGACTAACAAACAATATCTGGAAGGTTTAGGAACTGAATGAAGCAACGAGTCATCATCGATACCGGGCCATTAGTAGCCTTTATTAATCGCAGAGAGCATCTTCATACTTGGGTAATTAATACCTTAGCTACAATTGAGCAGCCTTTACTCACTTGTGAGCCTGTGATTGTAGAGACTTGTTTTTTATTGCGAAATATCTACGGTGGTCAGGATACGGTGATGTCTTTACTGGACGAGGGAAAGATATTAATTTCGATGTGTTTGAGTGAAGAAGCGGCAGTAATTAAAGAATTGCTACGACAATATCAATCAGTTCCAATGTCATTAGCAGATGCGTGTTTGGTGAGAATGACACAACTGTATCCTGATAGTGAGTTGCTAACATTTGATAGCGATTTTAGAATTTATCGGAAGAATCGTAATCAATTAATTTCTGTGATTATGCCAGAGGATTTGTAGGAATAATGTTAAGAGCGATCGCTCCTCAACATCATATAATGCAAGGTTTTTTCGCGGCGGGAGAAAAAAGAGCCTATTTCTAGCCTAAATTCAAGTTGCAGGGTTATTTAGGAACAATCTGTTTTGATGCTTCAGACAATATAACTCTTATGCACTCTGGTTTTTAGAGTTTGCTTGCATTTTGATCACATAAAAACTGTTATTTAAAAAACTTTTCAAGCTGACATTTTATTAGACTAAATTATAGCTTTAATCTTGCTTGTATCAGATTATTACGAAGTTTTTTGTCAACTAAAATAATGGAAAAAAGCTAGTATATTCTTCGTCTACCTCTGAATCGTATTTGGATTCAAGTATGTGCTTGCTTTTACATTGGGGACACTGTACAAAATGCCAGCGATAGTAAGTTCGTTCAACACTGTATTGAACACCTAATAGAATTGGTTGACCTGAATTGTCCTCATTGTAGTAATCATCAGATGTCATAAATTCCTCTTTGAATTGAACGGCATCTGGTGCAGGATTAAGACGCTCAGAAACAATCTGGTCAGTAGCAGGAGTAAAATTTGTTATCAATTTAATCATATTGTCTACTTGACCACATCGCTTACATTTGAAACAGCCTATAGTTACTGGATAACCATATTCATTACTCTGCTTAAAAAGTTTCATTACAAGCTACCTAAGAATCAAAGCTTAAAATATACTATCGCTAAAAGTAGGAGTAATATACCTACAAGGCTCAATTTTACAAATCTACTTTAGCTAGTTCTGCTAAATGTTTAGCAGCATCATCTTTATACATAAATGTTTTAGCTTCAGATTTATTGCTTCCGGGTTTTACCGCAAACCAACGATTATCTTGCTTTATAACAATACCTAATAAAATTTCGTTCATGAAAACGTTGTATTGATTGCTGTCAGGGCTTTTACCAGTGATATCTACATATAGAAAAATCATATAATTGTTATCTTTAAAGAATAGAAGTAACCTTTTTACTGGGAAATAAATTTATGTATTCATTTGCATAAGCATATTTTGCCTTGCATTTTCAGCAAGTTCCCTAATTCGAGAATAGAAGGCATCCTCAAAAAAAGTTTTATTATTGTCCAGAAAAGCCAAGCAAGAATTTAAAAGCTTTGCAGCTGTATCAAAATCTCCAATATTTGCGAAATCCATTGGAATATGTTCATAAAAGGTTATAATGCCGAACGGAGACATACCTTCTTCAATCAATGATTGTTCTGCTGAGAAAGCTCTTTGTTTAGCTTCATCAAAATTACCTATACCAAGGTTGAAGCGAATCGCTGAAACTTTATTTACTAGTTTGTTTTGTTGCTGTTCATTTAGGGCTGTGTGCTGAGACATCTTGATTAGTTTTTATACCTCATTTAACAATATCAAAATACCTTAACCTCAACTTTATTTTATTGCGACCGAAATATTACTTAGACGTAAATTACATAAAATTTCATTTTTAAAAAGTTTCCGTAAAAATACCCTTAAACAAAATCAGCCTGCGATCACCCCAATTCGACAAAACGCGACTTTATATTTAGAGATTGTGTGTGGGATGGACAAGAAGTAGACTGTTGTAGCGATCGCCCTCACTGGACAATAAACTAGGCGATCGCATTAAACCGTCCAATCCTCAATTAACAATCCGGGTACTTTGCCAAAATCCCTTTAATCAACAATGACAATCAATCGCAACCACTATATTGTCTTGATATTGGCGTAAAAGACTTCGGAACTTTTCTAGCCATTCTTCATTGGACTTTCCTTCACGATCGTGCCACTTTCCATCAGGCGTAACGATAGCGTATGAAACTAAGTCAGACATTAGGGCAGAGATAGGACGAATATTGTCTTCTGATTGCACAATATCTAGCCCGTATCGACGTTGAAA
Protein-coding sequences here:
- a CDS encoding type II toxin-antitoxin system VapC family toxin, which produces MKQRVIIDTGPLVAFINRREHLHTWVINTLATIEQPLLTCEPVIVETCFLLRNIYGGQDTVMSLLDEGKILISMCLSEEAAVIKELLRQYQSVPMSLADACLVRMTQLYPDSELLTFDSDFRIYRKNRNQLISVIMPEDL
- a CDS encoding DUF2281 domain-containing protein, translated to MSIIQAATEKMRSLPPEKQQEVLDFIEFLQSQLAQKNTSIEQVEPISFLEASQKFAGCVDGGPGDLATNKQYLEGLGTE